One Hippoglossus hippoglossus isolate fHipHip1 chromosome 13, fHipHip1.pri, whole genome shotgun sequence genomic window carries:
- the LOC117772399 gene encoding claudin-4-like, with translation MVAAGLQILGIALCIIGWVGVIVTCALPQWKVTAFIGQNIVTAQTTWEGIWMTCVVQSTGQMQCKVYDSMLNLSRDLQAARALIIVAILLGVFGILLSIAGGKCTNCVEDETTKAKVCVASGVIFILTGVLCLIPVSWTANTVIQDFYNPLMMGSQKRELGAALFIGWGAAGLLIIGGAFLCANCPPKDNFSAKYNAPRSSAPRDYV, from the coding sequence ATGGTTGCAGCCGGATTGCAGATCCTGGGCATTGCCCTGTGCATTATTGGCTGGGTCGGGGTCATCGTCACCTGTGCTCTGCCCCAGTGGAAAGTGACGGCCTTCATCGGTCAGAACATCGTCACGGCTCAAACCACTTGGGAGGGGATCTGGATGACCTGCGTGGTGCAGAGCACGGGCCAGATGCAGTGCAAGGTGTACGACTCCATGCTGAACCTCTCCAGGGACCTCCAGGCCGCTCGCGCCCTCATCATCGTCGCTATCTTGTTGGGCGTCTTCGGCATCCTCCTGTCCATCGCTGGGGGAAAATGCACCAACTGCGTGGAGGACGAAACCACCAAAGCCAAAGTTTGCGTTGCGTCAGGTGTGATCTTCATCCTTACTGGCGTTTTGTGCCTGATCCCCGTGTCCTGGACAGCAAACACCGTCATACAGGACTTCTACAACCCACTGATGATGGGCTCCCAGAAGAGGGAGCTGGGAGCGGCACTCTTCATCGGCTGGGGGGCCGCGGGCCTCCTCATCATCGGGGGCGCATTCCTCTGTGCCAACTGCCCTCCCAAGGATAACTTCTCCGCCAAGTACAATGCCCCGCGCTCATCTGCACCCAGGGACTAcgtgtga
- the LOC117772387 gene encoding claudin-4-like gives MMPPEADSTFSRLSCIKKVESVLPPSLTLTKTLTQDFESTRSDIAFISGGLSLRTQRAFYPQTPGTQSCSAPSSSPAPTMYSAGVEILGMILAVAGWLGVMVACGLPMWRVAAYIGQNIVISQVIWEGLWMNCSVQSTGQMHCRVHDSMLGLPEDLQAARALVIVSMVLCIVGIGLAVAGAKCTNCSRDVSSKPKLVVAAGGTFVVAGLLLLVAVSWTAHAIVLGFYDPLLEETGKREFGNALYFGWAASCLLIIGGVLLCCSCPPRPAVAPRGGGPVPPRVDYSAVKTLSVNGYTRRDYV, from the coding sequence ATGATGCCACCTGAAGCTGACTCCACCTTCAGTCGTCTAAGCTGTATAAAGAAGGTAGAATCTgttctccccccctctctcaccctcactAAAACTCTTACGCAGGACTTTGAGTCAACGAGATCCGATATCGCCTTCATCTCAGGAGGGTTGAGCCTGCGGACACAGAGGGCCTTCTATCCACAGACACCTGGCACACAGTCGTGCTCGGCTCCTTCTTCATCCCCAGCTCCCACCATGTACTCCGCAGGCGTGGAGATCCTCGGCATGATCCTGGCTGTGGCCGGTTGGCTGGGGGTGATGGTGGCCTGCGGCCTGCCCATGTGGCGGGTGGCCGCCTACATCGGTCAGAACATCGTCATCTCCCAGGTGATCTGGGAGGGCTTGTGGATGAACTGCTCGGTGCAGAGCACGGGTCAGATGCACTGCAGGGTGCACGACTCCATGCTGGGGCTACCGGAAGACCTGCAGGCGGCTCGCGCCCTGGTCATCGTCTCCATGGTGCTGTGCATTGTGGGCATCGGCCTGGCGGTGGCCGGGGCCAAGTGCACCAACTGCAGCCGGGACGTGAGCAGCAAGCCGAAGCTGGTGGTGGCAGCTGGAGGAACCTTCGTGGTGGCcggactgctgctgctggtggccGTGTCCTGGACGGCCCACGCCATCGTCCTGGGCTTCTACGACCCGCTGCTGGAGGAGACGGGGAAGAGGGAGTTTGGCAACGCTCTGTACTTTGGCTGGGCTGCGTCCTGCCTGCTGATTATTGGGGGGGTCCTGTTGTGTTGCTCCTGCCCCCCCAGGCCAGCCGTGGCGCCGAGGGGAGGTGGCCCTGTGCCGCCGCGTGTGGACTACTCGGCTGTCAAAACCCTGTCAGTGAACGGATACACCAGAAGAGACTATGTGTAA
- the LOC117772394 gene encoding claudin-3-like — protein MPSLGLEILGVALGVLGWVLAIMSCALPMWRVTAFIGVNIVTAQVTWEGIWMNCVVQSTGQMQCKIHDSMLALSGDLQAARALTIISILLGVLGVMVAIMGAKCTNCVDEETAKARVMIAAGVAFILASLTQLIPVSWSANTIIMEFYNPIIPEAQKREIGAALYLGWAAAAFLLIGGGVLCSSCPTQPEKRYGPPSKMIYSQTRSIAPSDYNRRDYV, from the coding sequence ATGCCTTCACTGGGACTGGAGATCCTCGGAGTGGCCCTTGGCGTCCTGGGATGGGTCTTGGCCATCATGTCCTGCGCCCTGCCCATGTGGCGAGTGACCGCCTTCATCGGGGTGAACATAGTCACCGCTCAGGTCACCTGGGAGGGCATCTGGATGAACTGCGTGGTCCAGAGCACCGGGCAGATGCAGTGTAAAATCCACGACTCCATGTTGGCTCTGAGCGGCGACCTCCAGGCGGCCCGGGCCCTCaccatcatctccatcttgttgggCGTCCTGGGGGTCATGGTGGCCATCATGGGGGCAAAGTGCACCAACTGCGTGGACGAGGAGACGGCCAAGGCCCGGGTGATGATAGCTGCTGGCGTGGCCTTCATCTTGGCCTCACTGACCCAGCTCATCCCCGTGTCCTGGTCCGCCAACACCATCATCATGGAGTTCTACAACCCCATCATCCCCGAGGCGCAGAAGAGGGAGATCGGCGCAGCTCTGTACCTGGGCTGGGCCGCGGCCGCGTTCCTGCTCATCGGCGGCGGCGTCCTCTGCTCCAGTTGCCCCACGCAACCGGAGAAAAGGTACGGGCCGCCGTCCAAGATGATTTACTCGCAAACCCGGTCGATCGCCCCAAGTGACTACAACAGGAGAGACTATGTCTGA